The nucleotide window CTTCCGCCTGGAAGAGTACAGCGGCCATATCTGGACCGCCCACAACCGTTTTCCGACCAATACCCCCGGCTGGTGGGGGGGCGCACACCCCTTTACGCTGCTGGACTGGTCCATCGTCCATAACGGCGAAATTTCGTCCTACGGCATCAACAAGCGCTACCTGGAGATGTACGGCTATCTCTGCACTATGCTGACCGACACCGAGGTGGTGGCCTACATGCTCGACCTGCTGATCCGCAAGCACGGCTTGACCCCTTCGCTGGCCTGCACCGCACTGGCCCCCCCGTTCTGGGAACTGATCGATCAGCTGCCGCACAACGAGCGCGAACTTTTGACCGCCATCCGCCAGGTCTACGGCAGCGCCCTCCTGAACGGGCCCTTTGCCATCCTGTTCGCCAGCAACAAGGGCCTGATCGGCCTCAATGACCGCGTAAAACTCCGCCCCCTGGTCTGCGCCGAAAAGGACGATTTTGTCTACATGGCCTCGGAAGAGGCTGCCATCCGCGAGATCTGTCCGGCCCCCTCCCGTATCTGGGCGCCGCGCGGCGGCGAACCGGTCATCGCAATGGTCGAAGGAACGGCTTAGAGGCAGGGACCAGTGATCAGGGACCGGGGATCGGCAAAGGCCTTTCCTGGTCCCCGGCCCCAATTTTACAAGGAGAGCTTTCCATGAAAATAGATGCCCAGGGCACTTACTACCGCGATCTCAACGTGAGTATCCGCGAAGCGGTTTCGGCAGGTGCCGAAATCATCGAGCTGGACAACGTCAATGGCCAGTACTTCATCGGCGACGGCATCAACCGGCCCGTTACCATCACCATCAACGGGGTGCCCGGCAACGATCTGGCAGCTTTCATGAATGGCGCCACCATCGTTGTGAAGGAAAATGCCCAGGATAATATCGGCAACACCATGAATGCCGGCAAGGTGATCGTGCACGGCCACGCGGGTGATGTTCTCGGCTATGGCATGCGCGGCGGCAGGATCCATATCCGCAAGGATGTCGGCTATCGCGTCGGCATCCATATGAAATCGTACGAGGAGAACAAACCGGTCCTGATCGCCGGCGGCAATGCGGGCGATTTCTTCGGGGAGTACATGGCCGGCGGCGTCCTGATCCTGCTGGGCATGTTCAGCGACAACACTTCCAAACCAAAACATGGTTATCTGTTTGGCACCGGCATGCACGGCGGCGTCATCTATGTGCGCGGCGGAGTGGACGAATCCAGGCTGGCAAAAGAGGTCGGGGTATTCGAACTCGACGGCGAAGACCTCAGGGCCCTGGAAGGGTACATCAAGGAATATTGTTCGGATTTCAACCTGGATCCGGCCGAAATACTCAAGGAACGCTTCGTAAAAGTGCTTCCGCGCAGCAAGCGCCCTTACGGCAACATGTACTGCCCGATGCCCAAATGATGAAATAACGGCTTTTCAGCAGTACCGTTTCAACCAAGGAAGATGTCCCCGGACATCTTCCTTTTTTTTGTATCAACCCTCCTGCCTCCCCCTGTCTTGACATCTGCGAAATGCGTCATATCATTCCATCATCAGACACCAATCAACCACAAAATCAAAATTGTCAAAAACACATTTCATTTATTTTTCACTTTCATTTATTTTATAAACTATTGTTTTTTATGATTTATTTTTAAAAATTATTTACGGTATACAATTTTATTGACAAAACTAAAACGCCGTACTACAAACAGAAAAATTTGTCCTACATGATTTTAAACAGAT belongs to Geobacter sp. SVR and includes:
- a CDS encoding glutamine amidotransferase family protein, whose translation is MKQQSPYFYEKEISNCGLTGFISKKGTRVGGEVIITSISLMHDRGNGLGGGFGAYGIYPDYKEFYAFHLMYENSMAQQLTEEYLETNFHIEQQEDIPTRRTKAIANPPVFKRYFASPLATDEYREALEYQGLTEEDMIVRHVMAINHEIEGAFVVSSGKNMGAFKGVGFPEEIADFFRLEEYSGHIWTAHNRFPTNTPGWWGGAHPFTLLDWSIVHNGEISSYGINKRYLEMYGYLCTMLTDTEVVAYMLDLLIRKHGLTPSLACTALAPPFWELIDQLPHNERELLTAIRQVYGSALLNGPFAILFASNKGLIGLNDRVKLRPLVCAEKDDFVYMASEEAAIREICPAPSRIWAPRGGEPVIAMVEGTA